In Streptomyces nojiriensis, one genomic interval encodes:
- a CDS encoding MmcQ/YjbR family DNA-binding protein, with the protein MATVDDVRRLAMGLPRTEEHLIRDRVKFRIGRIVYLALSRDESELGFAFPKEERSALVAAEPEKFFLPRESDLRFHWAQARLAALDVDELTELVTEAWRMVVPAKVARAHLDPPAAPPLPPAPSLAELRSSAEVFNGFAGVDRSWQALREETGGALDLSLAAHRSALHRWLNSWGCRIRYPREGEPDTFGAGLAAWWGRHSLAHAPLARLTPREISRFAAAYEELAALPIGRRSLGPTAAAKALYALRPESVMPWDAAIAQRLHGVRDGAAFARHLELGRSWARTVLEQGGGLGEAALCAEIGRPGVSLAKILDEHLYVTITHAA; encoded by the coding sequence ATGGCGACGGTGGACGACGTACGGCGGCTCGCGATGGGCCTGCCGAGGACCGAGGAGCACCTGATCCGGGACCGGGTGAAGTTCCGGATCGGCAGGATCGTCTACCTCGCCCTGTCCCGGGACGAGAGCGAACTCGGCTTCGCCTTCCCCAAGGAGGAGCGGTCGGCGCTGGTGGCCGCCGAGCCGGAGAAGTTCTTCCTGCCCCGGGAGTCCGATCTGCGCTTCCACTGGGCGCAGGCGCGCCTGGCGGCCCTGGACGTCGACGAGCTGACGGAGCTGGTCACCGAGGCCTGGCGGATGGTGGTGCCCGCCAAGGTCGCCCGCGCCCACCTGGACCCGCCGGCCGCGCCGCCGCTCCCGCCCGCGCCGTCCCTGGCCGAACTGAGGTCCTCGGCAGAGGTGTTCAACGGCTTCGCGGGCGTGGACCGCAGCTGGCAGGCGCTGCGCGAGGAGACCGGCGGCGCCCTCGACCTCTCCCTCGCCGCACACCGCAGCGCCCTGCACCGCTGGCTGAACTCCTGGGGCTGCCGCATCCGTTACCCGCGCGAGGGCGAGCCCGACACCTTCGGCGCGGGGCTCGCCGCATGGTGGGGGCGGCACAGCCTGGCGCACGCACCGCTGGCCCGGCTCACCCCGCGGGAGATCTCCCGGTTCGCCGCCGCCTACGAGGAGCTGGCGGCGCTGCCGATCGGCCGCCGCAGCCTCGGCCCGACCGCCGCGGCCAAGGCCCTGTACGCACTGCGGCCCGAGTCGGTCATGCCGTGGGACGCGGCGATCGCGCAGCGGCTGCACGGGGTCCGGGACGGGGCCGCCTTCGCCCGCCACCTGGAGCTCGGCCGGAGCTGGGCGCGTACGGTGCTGGAGCAGGGCGGCGGTCTCGGCGAGGCGGCCCTGTGCGCCGAGATCGGCCGGCCCGGGGTGTCCCTCGCCAAGATCCTCGACGAACACCTCTACGTCACGATCACCCACGCGGCCTGA
- a CDS encoding NB-ARC domain-containing protein has product MGRLERPLAPDAGPVTAFARELRRLRTAAGSPGYRDMATRAMFSASVLSDAAAGYRLPTLQVALAFAEACGGDRATWERRWHEAARADGDDGTARPAVKAVQQHQENELRAADVRAVLPPPSQLPMEAHPLVGRRELLQRARALTAPSYGGQRPAAPLVISGQVGVGKTAFALRLAHELAVNLPDGQLYANLDPAADGRKDAAGIAGGFLEALGIPADRIPNDPGQRIGLYRSLLNRRRLLVVLDGVQHERQIRELLIAAPESRIIITSRSRLLGLDGIGRIRLPALDRDESMELLAQLLGGDRVGTEPRACLRLADACGDLPLALNLAGRRIAARPEWMLQDSVSELLGDGPGGPGGHDGRAGQRASGRFLARLQIGDDALSNRLDSAYRLLTPWARLMLRQFAGSDNPPSVDNVVYESADALAMLVERSAQPVEDLLERLLDAGLLDHSDLPGQYGLTPMARAYALTQPDPTEEDPAAAPAPAAARGQAHVRQPR; this is encoded by the coding sequence GTGGGAAGACTGGAGAGACCACTGGCCCCCGATGCCGGACCAGTCACCGCGTTCGCCCGGGAGTTGCGCAGGCTGCGGACCGCGGCCGGCAGTCCCGGCTACCGCGACATGGCCACCCGGGCCATGTTCTCCGCGTCCGTGCTCTCCGACGCGGCCGCCGGCTACCGCCTCCCGACGCTGCAGGTGGCCCTCGCCTTCGCCGAGGCCTGCGGCGGTGACCGCGCCACCTGGGAGCGCCGCTGGCACGAGGCGGCACGGGCCGACGGGGACGACGGAACCGCCCGTCCGGCGGTCAAAGCCGTGCAGCAGCACCAGGAGAACGAGCTGCGCGCGGCCGACGTACGCGCCGTGCTGCCGCCCCCCTCACAGCTGCCGATGGAGGCTCATCCCCTGGTGGGACGGCGTGAGCTGCTGCAGCGGGCGCGGGCCCTGACCGCCCCCTCGTACGGCGGGCAGCGCCCCGCGGCGCCCTTGGTGATCAGCGGTCAGGTGGGTGTGGGCAAGACGGCCTTCGCCCTGCGGCTCGCCCACGAACTCGCCGTGAACCTGCCCGACGGGCAGCTCTACGCGAACCTCGACCCGGCCGCCGACGGCCGCAAGGACGCCGCCGGAATCGCGGGCGGTTTCCTGGAGGCACTCGGCATCCCCGCCGACCGGATCCCGAACGATCCCGGTCAGAGAATTGGCCTGTACCGGTCGCTCCTGAACCGGCGGCGGCTGCTGGTGGTGCTGGACGGCGTGCAGCACGAGCGGCAGATCCGGGAACTCCTCATCGCGGCGCCCGAGAGCCGCATCATCATCACCAGCCGATCGCGTCTACTGGGCCTCGACGGAATTGGCCGGATCCGGCTCCCCGCACTGGACCGCGACGAGTCCATGGAGCTGCTCGCGCAGCTTCTCGGCGGCGACCGGGTCGGTACCGAGCCGCGCGCCTGCCTGCGCCTCGCCGACGCCTGCGGGGACCTGCCGCTGGCGCTCAACCTGGCCGGCCGGCGCATCGCGGCCCGCCCCGAATGGATGCTCCAGGACTCCGTGTCCGAGCTGCTCGGGGACGGTCCGGGCGGGCCGGGCGGCCACGACGGGCGCGCCGGGCAGCGGGCATCCGGCCGCTTCCTGGCCCGGCTGCAGATCGGCGACGACGCGCTGAGCAACCGCCTCGACAGCGCCTACCGGCTGCTGACCCCGTGGGCGCGGCTGATGCTGCGCCAGTTCGCCGGCTCCGACAACCCGCCCTCCGTGGACAACGTGGTGTACGAGTCGGCGGACGCGCTCGCCATGCTGGTCGAGCGGTCCGCGCAGCCGGTGGAGGACCTCCTCGAACGGCTCCTCGACGCGGGGCTGCTCGACCACTCCGACCTGCCGGGGCAGTACGGGCTGACGCCGATGGCCCGGGCGTACGCGCTGACCCAGCCCGACCCGACGGAGGAGGACCCGGCGGCCGCGCCCGCACCCGCTGCGGCGCGGGGCCAGGCGCACGTGCGGCAGCCGAGGTAG
- a CDS encoding AfsR/SARP family transcriptional regulator has product MPGADAESGERRSVDPAGGRLRFNVLGSLEGWFGEVRLRLGGAIQERVLCVLLLEAGRVVPVARLVEATWEKDPPVTAAHQVRKAVADLRRRIPTGTEVIATDGPGYRVVVADDQVDLLEFDALTRAAGQALREGGQAAAAEALRAALALWRGPVLSGTGGPVIEAAATALDERRLAAAEQFFDLCLALGESGELIPGLRALITQHPLRETLRGQLMLALYRSGRQAEALREYGEVRELLVEELGIDPGPRLARLYEAILRDSPELAAPERPAPVTVAPVRPASGPAAPVEPLSDPAGPRAAVPQGAAPQAPAGTEPDREGEPGTRTGPADAPCTLPNDLPDFTGRAKELAELFDFVQDEGRGSERYARIVAIDGMGGMGKTTLAVRAAHRLADRYPDGQLHIDLHGFTPGREPVTPTAALDSLLRTLGTPGDRIPEDLEGRTALWRSKLDGRRMLLLFDNAVDAAQIRPLLPASPGCLALITSRGRLLDLDGVEWVSIGMMEPEDSTSLMAETLGTTRVAAEPAASAELAELCGHLPLALRIATARLRNRPRWTVRYLVERLRDEKRRMDELSSGERSVAATLRLSYLAMDEEYRTAFRILSLYPCAGTDVHSAAALLGTTVRDAEDALEFLLDVHLVQQPDIGLYTFHDLVRSFAQSLRGPATADDDAAAVERLLGYYLTASNKACEVLFPGRERRPTGIAPYQGELPSLRDAEQAVRWFDREQAGLLAAVSLAERCGHDRYAACLSRNVGFHLHTHGQLDEFWSVGHLAVAAARRLDDPALLGISLANLGAACWKLGRFEEGLEVAAEARDTAIRAGDRHTEAHSESTLGLLMSMLGRYGEALPLLERSVAVARELGNLRAESESLTTLSTLYERWGRYPEAAAAARRAIEIDRGLGYRGNEIVALTDLAFAQVGLGEFADADASLKRARDLCDETRSPGDVALLLALSAQVAHERGDGPQARAFAERSLVLGRTSGAPIRLAKVENVLGRLHLLWGEHEVALALHAHAHKIAEPMSFRAEEASGLVGMARAAEALGDAPAAAGHRAAAEELFAFMSLPAHRRTY; this is encoded by the coding sequence ATGCCGGGGGCGGATGCGGAGTCCGGGGAGAGACGAAGCGTGGATCCTGCGGGGGGCAGGCTGCGCTTCAACGTGCTCGGATCGCTTGAGGGATGGTTCGGAGAAGTACGGCTGAGGCTGGGGGGAGCGATCCAGGAACGGGTCCTGTGCGTCCTGCTGCTCGAAGCCGGCCGGGTGGTGCCCGTGGCCCGCCTCGTCGAGGCGACCTGGGAGAAGGACCCGCCGGTGACCGCGGCGCACCAGGTCCGCAAGGCCGTCGCCGACCTGCGGCGGCGCATACCCACCGGCACCGAGGTGATCGCCACCGACGGGCCGGGATACCGCGTGGTGGTGGCGGACGACCAAGTCGACCTCCTGGAGTTCGACGCCCTGACCAGGGCGGCGGGCCAGGCACTGCGGGAAGGCGGGCAGGCCGCGGCCGCCGAGGCGCTGCGGGCCGCCCTCGCGCTGTGGCGGGGACCGGTCCTGTCCGGCACCGGCGGACCGGTGATCGAGGCCGCGGCGACCGCGCTGGACGAGCGCCGGCTGGCCGCCGCCGAGCAGTTCTTCGACCTGTGCCTCGCACTGGGCGAGAGCGGTGAGCTCATCCCGGGCCTGCGTGCGCTGATCACCCAGCACCCGCTGCGGGAGACGCTGCGCGGCCAGCTGATGCTCGCCCTGTACCGCTCCGGGCGGCAGGCCGAGGCGCTCAGGGAGTACGGAGAGGTCCGCGAGCTGCTCGTGGAAGAGCTCGGGATCGACCCGGGCCCCCGGCTGGCCAGGCTGTACGAGGCGATCCTGCGGGACAGCCCCGAGCTGGCCGCGCCCGAACGGCCGGCGCCGGTGACCGTGGCGCCCGTACGCCCGGCGTCCGGGCCGGCGGCCCCCGTGGAGCCGCTGTCCGATCCGGCCGGGCCCCGGGCCGCGGTGCCACAGGGCGCGGCGCCCCAGGCCCCGGCCGGCACGGAACCGGACCGGGAAGGGGAGCCGGGAACGCGCACCGGGCCGGCCGACGCCCCGTGCACCCTGCCGAACGACCTGCCGGACTTCACCGGACGCGCCAAGGAACTGGCCGAGCTCTTCGACTTCGTGCAGGACGAGGGCCGGGGCAGCGAGCGCTACGCCCGGATCGTGGCCATCGACGGCATGGGCGGGATGGGCAAGACCACCTTGGCCGTGCGCGCCGCGCACCGGCTGGCCGACCGGTATCCCGACGGGCAGCTCCACATAGACCTGCACGGATTCACCCCGGGCCGGGAGCCCGTGACGCCCACCGCCGCGCTCGACAGCCTGCTGCGGACCCTCGGTACCCCGGGCGACCGGATTCCCGAGGACCTGGAGGGGCGCACCGCCCTGTGGCGGTCGAAGCTGGACGGCCGCCGGATGCTGCTCCTGTTCGACAACGCGGTCGACGCGGCGCAGATCAGGCCCCTGCTGCCGGCCTCGCCCGGCTGTCTCGCCCTGATCACCAGCCGCGGGCGGCTGCTGGACCTCGACGGCGTCGAGTGGGTGTCCATCGGGATGATGGAACCCGAGGACAGCACCAGCCTGATGGCGGAGACCCTCGGTACCACCCGGGTGGCCGCCGAGCCGGCGGCCTCCGCCGAACTGGCCGAGCTGTGCGGGCACCTGCCGCTGGCGCTGCGGATAGCGACCGCCCGGCTGCGCAACAGGCCGCGCTGGACGGTGCGTTATCTGGTCGAGCGGCTGCGCGACGAGAAACGCCGGATGGACGAGCTGAGTTCGGGAGAGCGCAGCGTCGCGGCGACCCTCCGGCTGTCGTACCTGGCGATGGACGAGGAGTACCGGACAGCGTTCCGCATCCTCAGCCTGTACCCGTGCGCCGGGACGGACGTCCATTCGGCAGCGGCGCTCCTCGGCACGACCGTCCGGGACGCCGAGGACGCCCTGGAATTCCTGCTCGACGTCCACCTGGTCCAGCAGCCCGACATCGGCCTCTACACCTTCCACGACCTGGTGCGCAGTTTCGCCCAGAGCCTGCGGGGGCCGGCGACGGCGGACGACGACGCGGCGGCGGTCGAGCGGCTGCTCGGCTACTACCTGACGGCGTCGAACAAGGCCTGTGAAGTGCTCTTCCCGGGGCGGGAGCGCCGGCCCACCGGCATCGCGCCCTACCAGGGCGAACTTCCGTCCCTCAGGGACGCCGAGCAGGCCGTGCGGTGGTTCGACCGCGAGCAGGCCGGACTGCTGGCGGCCGTGTCGCTCGCCGAGCGGTGCGGCCACGACCGGTACGCGGCCTGCCTGAGCCGCAATGTGGGCTTCCACCTGCACACGCACGGACAGCTCGACGAGTTCTGGAGCGTCGGGCACCTCGCGGTGGCCGCCGCCCGCCGGCTCGACGATCCGGCGCTTCTCGGCATCAGCCTGGCCAATCTGGGCGCGGCCTGCTGGAAGCTGGGCCGCTTCGAGGAAGGGCTGGAGGTGGCCGCGGAGGCGCGCGACACGGCGATCCGCGCCGGGGACCGGCACACCGAGGCGCACAGCGAATCGACCCTCGGGCTGCTGATGTCGATGCTCGGGAGGTACGGGGAGGCCCTCCCGCTCCTGGAGCGGTCCGTGGCCGTGGCCCGCGAACTGGGCAATCTGCGGGCGGAGTCGGAGAGTCTGACGACCCTCAGCACGCTGTACGAGAGGTGGGGGCGCTATCCGGAGGCGGCCGCCGCCGCCCGCCGGGCGATCGAGATCGACCGCGGCCTCGGCTACCGCGGCAACGAGATCGTGGCCCTGACCGATCTGGCCTTCGCGCAGGTGGGCCTCGGCGAGTTCGCGGACGCGGACGCCAGTCTCAAGCGCGCCCGCGACTTGTGCGACGAGACCAGATCGCCCGGCGACGTCGCCCTGCTGCTCGCGCTGTCCGCGCAGGTCGCGCACGAGCGGGGCGACGGGCCTCAGGCGCGCGCGTTCGCCGAGCGCTCCCTGGTCCTCGGCCGCACCAGCGGCGCGCCGATCCGGCTCGCGAAGGTCGAGAACGTCCTCGGCCGGCTCCACCTGCTGTGGGGGGAGCACGAGGTGGCCCTGGCCCTGCACGCACACGCCCACAAGATCGCGGAGCCGATGAGCTTCCGTGCCGAGGAGGCGTCCGGACTGGTGGGCATGGCCCGTGCGGCCGAGGCGCTCGGGGACGCCCCGGCCGCGGCCGGACACCGCGCGGCCGCCGAGGAGTTATTCGCCTTCATGAGCCTGCCGGCGCACCGCCGGACGTACTGA
- a CDS encoding LysM peptidoglycan-binding domain-containing protein, giving the protein MGLFDFLKSDKKKAHDAAEKAADQVQQQAGEGRRPPSGSAADAASATRATAERMAAAAPPRHVPATPTPTPTSAAHKAVPAAPKPTVMPKPSASAAAAPGAMHTPTPHSAAHKAVPAAPTRGPGSTAKKRTYTVKAGDSLPAIARHELGNEARWRELYAMNRGAVGANPDLIRPGTVLTLPG; this is encoded by the coding sequence ATGGGACTCTTCGACTTCCTGAAGTCCGACAAGAAGAAGGCGCACGACGCCGCCGAGAAGGCGGCGGACCAGGTGCAGCAGCAGGCGGGCGAGGGCAGGAGGCCCCCTTCGGGTTCGGCGGCCGACGCCGCCTCGGCCACCCGGGCCACCGCCGAGCGCATGGCGGCGGCCGCGCCGCCCAGGCACGTCCCCGCGACCCCGACCCCGACCCCCACGTCCGCCGCGCACAAGGCCGTGCCCGCCGCCCCCAAGCCGACCGTGATGCCGAAGCCCTCGGCCTCCGCCGCCGCCGCGCCGGGCGCCATGCACACGCCCACCCCGCACTCGGCCGCGCACAAGGCGGTACCGGCGGCCCCGACGCGGGGGCCCGGGTCCACCGCCAAGAAGCGCACGTACACCGTCAAGGCCGGCGACTCGCTCCCCGCGATCGCCCGTCACGAGCTCGGCAACGAGGCCCGCTGGCGTGAGCTCTACGCGATGAACCGGGGTGCCGTCGGCGCCAACCCCGACCTCATCCGCCCCGGCACGGTCCTCACCCTCCCCGGCTGA
- a CDS encoding DUF5324 family protein has protein sequence MSATEEEDPVTGKESMRLAAESARESVRHATEVVAPYAESAREAAVHYAQEANERLAPKMSYAATSAAQHARTTYDCHLQPRLKAARAHVPPPVDRAATQARQAARQAAEYTQPKIESAIAAATPVAEEAASRSTAALAALRGQVTAKEVQKLVRRRERHARNGKILRGVALVGVLACAAYAVWRWWDQQSNPDWLVEPPTATELSARDAAPTAFDEELAEKEREAESGPDDKQL, from the coding sequence GTGTCCGCCACCGAGGAGGAGGATCCCGTGACCGGCAAGGAGAGCATGCGCCTGGCAGCCGAGAGCGCCAGGGAGAGTGTGCGGCACGCGACGGAAGTGGTGGCACCGTACGCGGAATCCGCCAGGGAAGCCGCGGTGCACTACGCCCAGGAAGCGAACGAGCGGCTGGCACCCAAGATGTCGTACGCGGCGACCAGCGCCGCCCAGCACGCCCGTACGACCTACGACTGCCATCTGCAACCCCGGCTCAAGGCGGCGCGGGCCCATGTGCCGCCCCCCGTCGACCGGGCGGCGACACAGGCGCGCCAGGCGGCGCGGCAGGCCGCCGAATACACCCAGCCGAAGATCGAGAGCGCGATCGCGGCCGCCACTCCGGTGGCCGAGGAGGCCGCGTCCCGGTCGACGGCGGCCCTCGCGGCGCTGCGCGGCCAGGTGACGGCCAAGGAAGTACAGAAGCTCGTACGGCGCCGCGAGCGGCACGCGCGCAACGGGAAGATCCTGCGCGGTGTCGCACTGGTCGGCGTACTGGCGTGCGCCGCCTACGCGGTGTGGCGGTGGTGGGACCAGCAGTCGAATCCGGACTGGCTCGTCGAACCGCCGACGGCCACCGAGCTGTCGGCGCGCGACGCGGCGCCGACCGCCTTCGACGAGGAGCTGGCGGAGAAGGAGCGCGAGGCCGAGTCGGGCCCCGACGACAAGCAGCTCTGA
- a CDS encoding peptidylprolyl isomerase: MAEKLYATLKTTHGDIEIELLENFAPKTVRNFVELATGAREWTRPTDGQKTTDPLYDGTVFHRVISGFMIQGGDPLGNGTGGPGYRFADEFHPDLAFTKPFLLAMANAGPGTNGSQFFITVAPTAWLTRKHTIFGEVTDPASQKVVQAIAGGATNPRTERPLDDVIIQSVVVERR; the protein is encoded by the coding sequence GTGGCCGAGAAGCTCTACGCCACCCTGAAGACGACCCACGGCGACATCGAGATCGAGCTGCTGGAGAACTTCGCTCCGAAGACCGTGCGGAACTTCGTCGAGCTCGCCACGGGCGCCCGGGAATGGACCCGCCCCACCGACGGCCAGAAGACCACGGACCCGCTGTACGACGGCACCGTCTTCCACCGTGTCATCAGCGGCTTCATGATCCAGGGCGGCGACCCGCTCGGCAACGGCACCGGCGGCCCCGGCTACCGGTTCGCGGACGAGTTCCACCCCGACCTGGCCTTCACCAAGCCGTTCCTGCTCGCCATGGCCAACGCGGGCCCGGGCACCAACGGCTCGCAGTTCTTCATCACCGTCGCGCCCACCGCCTGGCTGACGCGCAAGCACACCATCTTCGGCGAGGTCACCGACCCGGCCAGCCAGAAGGTCGTGCAGGCCATCGCCGGCGGCGCCACCAACCCGCGCACCGAGCGCCCCCTGGACGACGTGATCATCCAGTCCGTGGTCGTCGAGCGGCGCTGA
- a CDS encoding rhomboid family intramembrane serine protease, translating into MDTDRLPGCYRHPDRDTGISCTRCERPICPECMISASVGFQCPECVRAGSGTGHHPTANAPRTVAGGVVAADPHLVTKILIGINVLVFLAALADPALAVQLELIGGRYREYLGGPVHGVATGEYHRLLTSVFLHVQWWHIISNMIALWVIGGPLEAALGRVRYLAVFLLSGLGGSALVYLLSEPYVPTLGASGAVFGLLGATVVLAKRLRYEMRPVIVMVVLMLVLTFVPLGGALTVSWQAHVGGLVTGALVGLGMLMPPAGRHRALVQWGTCAVVFLLVAMVILIRTAELT; encoded by the coding sequence ATGGACACCGACCGTCTGCCGGGCTGCTACCGCCACCCGGACCGCGACACGGGGATCAGCTGCACCCGCTGCGAGCGCCCCATCTGCCCCGAGTGCATGATCAGTGCCTCGGTCGGCTTCCAGTGTCCCGAGTGCGTCCGCGCGGGCTCCGGCACCGGGCACCACCCGACCGCGAACGCGCCGCGCACCGTCGCGGGCGGGGTGGTCGCCGCCGATCCCCACCTGGTCACCAAGATCCTCATCGGGATCAACGTCCTGGTGTTCCTGGCGGCGCTCGCCGACCCGGCGCTCGCCGTCCAGCTGGAGCTGATCGGCGGCCGGTACCGGGAGTACCTCGGCGGCCCGGTCCACGGGGTCGCCACGGGCGAGTACCACCGGCTGCTGACCTCGGTGTTCCTGCACGTCCAGTGGTGGCACATCATCAGCAACATGATCGCCCTGTGGGTGATCGGCGGCCCGCTGGAGGCGGCGCTGGGCCGGGTCCGCTATCTCGCGGTCTTCCTGCTCTCGGGCCTCGGCGGCAGCGCGCTCGTCTATCTGCTGAGCGAGCCGTACGTGCCGACCCTCGGCGCCTCGGGCGCAGTCTTCGGCCTGCTCGGCGCCACCGTCGTGCTGGCGAAGCGGCTGCGGTACGAGATGCGGCCGGTGATCGTCATGGTCGTGCTGATGCTGGTGCTGACCTTCGTACCGCTCGGGGGCGCGCTCACGGTGTCCTGGCAGGCCCACGTGGGCGGCCTGGTCACCGGAGCGCTGGTGGGTCTGGGCATGCTCATGCCGCCTGCCGGCCGCCATCGCGCACTCGTCCAGTGGGGCACCTGCGCGGTGGTTTTCCTGCTGGTCGCGATGGTGATTCTGATCCGCACCGCGGAACTCACCTGA
- the crgA gene encoding cell division protein CrgA, whose protein sequence is MPKSRIRKKDDYTPPPTRQPQSIRLTNRSWVAPVMLAFFLIGLAWIVIFYVTETQLPIEALGNWNIVVGFGFIAAGFGVSTQWK, encoded by the coding sequence GTGCCGAAGTCACGTATCCGCAAGAAGGACGACTACACGCCGCCGCCGACCCGGCAGCCGCAGAGCATCCGGCTCACGAATCGCAGCTGGGTCGCCCCGGTCATGCTGGCGTTCTTCCTGATCGGACTCGCGTGGATCGTCATTTTCTACGTGACCGAGACCCAGCTGCCGATCGAGGCTCTGGGCAATTGGAACATTGTAGTCGGTTTCGGCTTTATCGCTGCCGGATTCGGCGTATCCACGCAGTGGAAGTAG
- a CDS encoding DUF881 domain-containing protein, with amino-acid sequence MSNSDDSSAGPRRRARPVRLLTAAVFALAGLLFVTSFNTSKGTNIRTDASLLKLSDLIQERSQDNAALEQSTAAVRGRVDALAERDDGSTKAEDARLAALRAASGTEELTGKGLTVTLNDAPPNATARIPNVPEPQPNDLVIHQQDLQAVVNALWHGGAQGIQVMDQRLISTSAVRCVGNTLILQGRVYSPPYKISAVGDPGALKKALAASPALQNYQLYVNAYGLGWKVDEHKALTLPGYSGTVDLHYAKPVAPTP; translated from the coding sequence TTGAGCAATTCAGACGACTCCTCCGCGGGTCCCCGTCGCCGGGCCAGGCCGGTCCGGCTGCTGACGGCCGCCGTCTTCGCCCTGGCCGGGCTGCTCTTCGTCACCAGTTTCAACACCTCCAAGGGTACGAACATCCGGACGGACGCCTCGCTCCTGAAGCTGTCGGACCTCATCCAGGAGCGCAGCCAGGACAACGCCGCGCTGGAGCAGAGCACCGCGGCCGTACGCGGCCGGGTGGACGCCCTCGCCGAGCGTGACGACGGCAGCACCAAGGCCGAGGACGCCAGGCTGGCCGCCCTGCGCGCCGCCTCCGGCACCGAGGAACTGACCGGCAAGGGCCTGACCGTCACCCTGAACGACGCCCCGCCGAACGCCACCGCCCGCATCCCCAACGTGCCCGAGCCGCAGCCCAACGACCTGGTGATCCACCAGCAGGACCTGCAGGCCGTGGTCAACGCCCTCTGGCACGGCGGTGCCCAGGGCATCCAGGTCATGGACCAGCGGCTGATCTCCACCAGCGCGGTGCGCTGCGTGGGCAACACCCTGATCCTCCAGGGCCGGGTCTACTCGCCGCCGTACAAGATCTCGGCGGTCGGCGACCCGGGCGCGTTGAAGAAGGCCCTCGCCGCCTCTCCGGCCCTGCAGAACTACCAGCTGTACGTGAACGCGTACGGGCTCGGCTGGAAAGTGGACGAGCACAAGGCGCTGACACTTCCCGGCTACTCCGGCACAGTGGACCTCCACTATGCGAAGCCGGTGGCGCCCACCCCGTGA
- a CDS encoding class E sortase: MRSRWRPPRDRVRPDVVLRLVVRTFSEVCLTAGTVILLFVAYVLLWTGVKADRAMAGEMDRMRDHWAAAPAAAPATSPAPAPAQTPSAPPPPPAQPERHPAGRAFAEMYVPRFGPDWVKPVLEGTDPELLKKGLGHYAATAPLGAVGNFSVAGHRRTYGDPFKDFPRLRPGDEVILKDAGTWYTYTLRSAPLRTVPTDVAVVDPVPEKSPFRAPGRYLTLTTCDPEWGHSHRLVVWAELTGTLPVSQGRPEGLSG, encoded by the coding sequence ATGCGAAGCCGGTGGCGCCCACCCCGTGATCGGGTCCGTCCTGACGTCGTACTGCGCCTGGTGGTACGGACGTTCAGCGAGGTGTGCCTGACCGCGGGCACCGTGATCCTGCTCTTCGTCGCCTACGTCCTGCTGTGGACCGGGGTCAAGGCCGACCGGGCCATGGCCGGGGAGATGGACCGGATGCGCGACCACTGGGCGGCCGCCCCGGCCGCGGCCCCCGCCACGTCGCCGGCGCCGGCACCCGCGCAGACCCCGTCGGCGCCCCCGCCGCCGCCCGCGCAGCCCGAGCGCCACCCCGCCGGCCGGGCCTTCGCCGAGATGTACGTCCCGCGCTTCGGCCCGGACTGGGTCAAGCCCGTCCTGGAGGGAACCGACCCCGAACTGCTGAAGAAGGGGCTCGGCCACTACGCCGCCACCGCCCCCCTCGGCGCCGTCGGGAACTTCTCGGTGGCCGGCCACCGGCGCACCTACGGGGACCCCTTCAAGGACTTCCCGCGGCTGCGCCCGGGCGACGAGGTGATCCTCAAGGACGCGGGCACCTGGTACACGTACACGCTCCGCTCCGCGCCCCTGCGCACCGTGCCCACCGACGTCGCCGTGGTCGACCCGGTCCCGGAGAAGTCACCGTTCCGGGCACCCGGCCGCTATCTGACGCTGACGACCTGCGATCCGGAATGGGGTCACAGCCACCGGCTGGTCGTCTGGGCGGAGCTGACCGGGACCCTCCCCGTGTCCCAGGGGCGTCCGGAGGGTTTGTCCGGGTGA